The Mangrovibacterium diazotrophicum DNA window GCAGTGTCATCTTATCCTCCATTCATTTTTTGTTGCGAGTACTGTTTCTGAAATCGGTATATTGTACTCTGTAACTGGATTGAGTGAATCTTTTATCTTTTTTAAAATACTTTCGTCAGCTCCTGACATCTCCAGTATCGCGCCGCTAAGTGCCTGTACAAAAGGTGCATATTTTAATGACAGGGTTGCAAGTGTGGCCTTTTTTTCTTCGGTTAATTTGCTCACAATCGATATTAAGCGAGAGCAAGCCTCTTCTGGGGTTGTTGCCGGTATTTCTTTGATAAATCGAATTGCATCTAAGATTCGTAATAGTTCAATGTTCTTCTTTGTTATCTTATTGGGTTGAACGATAAACGAGATCGTGTACATCCCTCGTTTTACTGCCCGGCGATACTTGTTTGTGCCGATATGCAGGGTTGAAGGAATCTGAGTCGTTAGTCCCATACTATTGAACGCGGAGTACCCCGAGATATACCCAACTAGTTCTCCATTTTGTTCTAAAAAATCTTTCGCTATTTGGTAAGATGAGGGTTTCAGTGCTCCAAACTGAGTCTTCCGCGGTTTATAAAATCGGCCTTTGGAAAGCTTGCTTATTTTTCCCGTTGCAACCATTCTATTTAAGGCTTTTACTACTGCCGATTTGTTGCTCACCTCTATGTCAAAATCACTATAGGTGAAAATGTAGTCTGCAGGAAATCGGTCAATTGTATTGGCTATTCTGTCTGATACTTTCATCTAATTAGTTTTGGCTAAATATAGAATATTTGTCCCGTTTTTTACGTAGAAAACGGGACAAATATTTAGA harbors:
- a CDS encoding DUF6088 family protein; this translates as MKVSDRIANTIDRFPADYIFTYSDFDIEVSNKSAVVKALNRMVATGKISKLSKGRFYKPRKTQFGALKPSSYQIAKDFLEQNGELVGYISGYSAFNSMGLTTQIPSTLHIGTNKYRRAVKRGMYTISFIVQPNKITKKNIELLRILDAIRFIKEIPATTPEEACSRLISIVSKLTEEKKATLATLSLKYAPFVQALSGAILEMSGADESILKKIKDSLNPVTEYNIPISETVLATKNEWRIR